Below is a window of Nocardia asteroides DNA.
GGCGGCCGCCGCCTTCGTCGCGGTGGAACTGGCGCTGGCGGTGATCGGCGGACTGTCGGTGGCGGCGCTGTACGCCAGTTACGCCTGGCTCAATGTCTATACCGGCACGCTGGTGCTGGCCGCGGCGCTGATCGGCATGCTGGTCGGCGCCGAGATCCCGCTGCTGATGGAACTGCTGCAGCAGGTCCGCAGGCAGGAGGCCAGCAGCGCGGTCGCCGACCTGTTCGCCGCCGACTATGTCGGGGCACTGCTGGGCGGGCTGGCGTTCCCGTTCCTGCTGCTGCCCGTGTTCGGGCAGATCCGGGGCAGTCTCGTGGTGGGCGTGGTGAACGCGATCGCGGGATTGGCGCTGGCGTTCTTCTTCTTTCGCGACCGGATGGCCCGCACCGCCCGGCACGTGCTGATCGTCGCCACGGTGGTGGTGGCCGGTGGGCTCACCGGCACCTACGTCTACGCCGACCGGTTCGAGGCCAGCGCGCAGCAGGCGCTGTTCGCGCATCCGATCGTGTGGCAGTCGCGCACGCCGTATCAGCAGATCGTGCTCACCGAGTCGTTCTCGCCGTTCGGCACCACCGACACCCGGCTCTACCTCAACGGCGGGCTGCAGTTCTCCTCGGTGGACGAATACCGCTATCACGAGGCGCTGGTCCATCCGGTGCTGGCGGGGTCGCGCCGTTCGGTGCTGGTGCTCGGCGGCGGCGACGGGCTGGCGCTGCGCGAGATCCTGCGCTACCCCGATATCGGGCAGGTGACGCTGGTGGAGCTCGATCCGGCGATGATCGAGCTGGCCCGCACCGACGAGCGCCTCACCGCCCTCAACCAGCGTTCCTTCGACGATCCCCGCGTCCGGGTGATCAACGCCGACGCCTTCACCTGGTTGCGTGGCGCGCCGGGTCTGTTCGACGCGGTGATCGTCGACCTGCCCGATCCGGACCAGACCTCGGTGGCCAAGCTGTACTCGCAGGAGTTCTACGCGATGACCGCCAATGTCCTGGCCCCGGGCGCCCGCCTGGTGGTGCAGTCCGGCTCACCGTTCTTCGCGCCCCGCTCGTTCTGGACCATCGACGCCACCCTGCGCGCCGCGGGCCTGCACACCACCCCGTACCACGTGGACGTCCCCAGTTTCGGCGACTGGGGTTTCGTCCTGGCCGCGGCGGGCGACACCCCGTCCCCGGCCCTGCGCTCCCCCACCCCGCTACGGTCCCTCGACGACCGCACCCTGGCCGCCGCCACCGTCTTCCCCCCGGACCGCCGCGCGAACGACCCCGAGGTGTCCACCCTCATGCACCCGGTGATCCTGGACCTGCAACGCCAGGAATGGCGCTGACCCTCAGTGGGTTCCGGCCGGAGTGGCGGCTGGGCGCTGCTTGCGGGCGCCGGGTGGGGTGACCAGGCCGAAGGTGATGAGGCTGTCGGCGGTGTCGCGGACGGTGTCCTCGATGGGGCGCATGGTCCAGCCGAGTTCGTCGCGGGCCT
It encodes the following:
- a CDS encoding polyamine aminopropyltransferase, with amino-acid sequence MPVHRLARVALLATVFVCAACGLVYELSLVTLGSYLIGDTAAQASITLSVMVCAMGVGALAAKPLRAQAAAAFVAVELALAVIGGLSVAALYASYAWLNVYTGTLVLAAALIGMLVGAEIPLLMELLQQVRRQEASSAVADLFAADYVGALLGGLAFPFLLLPVFGQIRGSLVVGVVNAIAGLALAFFFFRDRMARTARHVLIVATVVVAGGLTGTYVYADRFEASAQQALFAHPIVWQSRTPYQQIVLTESFSPFGTTDTRLYLNGGLQFSSVDEYRYHEALVHPVLAGSRRSVLVLGGGDGLALREILRYPDIGQVTLVELDPAMIELARTDERLTALNQRSFDDPRVRVINADAFTWLRGAPGLFDAVIVDLPDPDQTSVAKLYSQEFYAMTANVLAPGARLVVQSGSPFFAPRSFWTIDATLRAAGLHTTPYHVDVPSFGDWGFVLAAAGDTPSPALRSPTPLRSLDDRTLAAATVFPPDRRANDPEVSTLMHPVILDLQRQEWR